The genome window gacgcggtcgaaaacttcgcccagcagttttcggccgcccagaagcagactgaggccatcagtcatatcctgccccggcgtgctcccgctgctgcctccacccagccgccggcggcacctcggtctgctcgtcgccgagggcggccccctgcctccgcccccgctccacagcagcctgcgcagcagccttcacggcggcgccgtggagccggtcccagggTGGCCGCCctgcccgtccaggctcccaccaagaccagtgggaaacgcaagaacaagcgtccctgagacgggcgacccagagatggaggaagctgctcttcgggagatggtgatcgcaccactccctcccccggaggagggccgggcggagaatcttttgttccccttaaagtttcttttaagaaacccgtcatcggcctcacggccggtgacacccaaattttcaataaaagagcggtttctactatctctgggtccccagaggggacagcgggtgttgcacgggttagccccgggcttcaccccctctcccctcccgccagcaaatggcgctgggcggttggagagtgcggtagaacggactactcacgcaccagctgccagaacgcaggtaaatgtcttgcacacaccacacacagacacactgaccccgcttcggaccggcatagagacgcccgagcggggtccctgcgttccacctcgctgcccccccgcgggtacgtcagtggtcccgctggtccctcttgtacgttggctgggggcctggagagggcttcccagtccgtcttgctggctcctccggaccatcaggctcggctacgcgattcagttcgcccggcgtccgccccggttcaggggcatccacttcactacagtgaaagtagcagatgcccctgtcctacgggcagagattgctaccttgctggcgaagaaagcaatagagccggtccctctagccgatatgaagacagggttttacagtccctacttcatagtacccaagaaaagcggcggtttacgaccgatcctggacctgcgcatcttgaatcgagctcttcacaagctacctttcaaaatgctcacacaaaaacacatcctcagatgtgttcgtccccaggattggttcgcagcgatcgacctgaaggacgcgtactttcatgtttcgatccttccgcgccacagaccatttctgcggttcgcgttcgaaggcagagcatatcagtacaaggtcctgcccttcgggctgtccctctccccccgtgtcttcacgaaagtcgcggaggcggcccttgttcccctcaaggaacagggcgttcgtatcctcaactacctcgacgactggctgatactagcacactctcgagagcagttatgcgaacacagggacctggtgttggcacacctcgcccacttgggccttcgggtcaactgggaaaagagcaaactctcccccatgcagaggatctcttttcttggtgtggaactggactcggtcagccaaacagctcgcctcacgcaagagcgggctcagtcggtgctgaactgcttgaatacgttcaagagcagagaagtggtcccactgaaacagtttcagaggctcctggggcatatggcagcagctacagcagttttaccgcttggtctgctccatatgagaccacttcagcactggcttcgtggccgagtcccgaggagagcgtggcagcgcggcactctccgggtcaaagtaacctcggcctgtcgcctaaccttcaccccgtggtcagacctagcttttcttcgggcaggagttcccttagaacaggtctccaggcacgctgtggtacacacggatgcctccaccaccggttggggagccacgtacaacgggcaggcagtgtcgggggtttggacgagcccccagctacactggcacatcaactgcctagagctgctggcagtacgccttgccttgaaccgtctcaaagggcgccttcgaggcaaacacgtgctggtccgtacggacaacactgcgaccgttgcgtacatcaaccgacaaggtggtctacgctcccgtcgcatgtcacagctcgcccgttctctcctcctctggagtcagaagcatctgaggtcgcttcgtgccattttgctcaaccgtgcagccgacgagctctcacgagctgcgcttcccggagagtggagactccatccccagtcggtccagctgatctggagacgtttcaGGAAacctcaggtagacctgtttgcttctccagagacgtcccactgccagctcttttactccctgaccgagggtacactcggcacggactccctggcatgcagctggccacggggcctacgcaagtatgcgtttcccccagtgagccttctcgcacagacactgtgcaaggtcagggaggacgaggagcaggtcctgttagtggcgccttactggcctactcggacctggttcccagaactgatgctcctcgcgacagcccctccctggcggattcctctgaggaaggatttactgactcagagacggggcaccctgtggcacccacgtccagacctctggaaactacatgtctggtccctggacgggacacggaggttctgagtgatctaccccaaggagtggtagacaccatcacttcggcgagagctgcatccacgagacatgcttacgccttgaagtggaacctgttcgtcgaatgggctttctcaagaaatgaggatccccgaagatgctcggttggagtcgtgcttacctttttgcagcaagggttggagcgtaggctgtcaccctccacccttaaggtctatgtagccgctatttctgcaaaccatgaccccgttgaaggaaggtcggtaggtaggcacgacctggtcgtcaggtttctcaggggagccaggaggttaaatcctcctaggcccccctccgtaccctcttgggacctgtctctggtgctcacagcactacagcgggtcccctttgagcctttacagtcagtcgagctgaagtatctctctatgaagactctgctcctgctggcattggcctccatcaagagggtaggggacctgcaggcgttttcggtcgacgattcgtgccttcagttcgggccggcagattcccaggtaaccctgaggccccggggtggctacgtgcccaaggttcccactactcccttcagggatcaagtggtgagcctgcaagcgctgcccccggaggaggcagacccagccctagctttgctttgtcccgtccgagcattaagatgctacgtcgaccggacgcaaagcttcaggacctcagatcagctctttatttgtcacggaggacggcagaaggggaaggccgtctccaagcagaggatggcacactggatagtggatgccatcgccttggcttatcaagctcagggcatgccctgcccgctcaggttgcgagctcactctactaggagtgttgcatcctcctgggcgctggctcgtggcgcctcgctatctgacatttgtagagctgcgggctgggcgacccctaacacgttcgctaggttttatagccttcgtgtagagccagtctcctcctgtgttctcacctcaaacgggtagaaacactgagaggcactggctcaggtcggcttgctatcttcttcagagtgtccatgaagaccctgtcgagtcctccttcctcggctccagacgtagcggagcgtctaggcgccaggcctctctcgatgaatctttagaaccgatagaaggcttaggatacatgtgagacttaagtgaatcccatattTCTTCCACGGTACCAACAGagaccgtgtttccccggtaaccttctaccatcttcacgagggttcaatcacctccattcttccatatgtcctaatatgagccatatgcgtattgctccgaacctcctgcgggatgggtgggagctccgcacgttcccagtgctccagcttcactaagtaggtagtgctatgttatacagtgactggtctttctgatccgcccttggccttagcaaaaattggaggccaggaggcttgctcaggacactggaggggggcagcagctgcggcgctttgctagggatcccaattcgtcggtctccgacgtgacgtcgaagagaccgactgagagggaacgtcttggttacgtatgtaaccctcgttccctgaaggagggaacggagacgtcacgtcccgtcgcctcagctgctgtaccaccgctgtgcggccggacccaagctcggctcctcagcgaaatcctgtctatgcattgcacctgctgtgtatttatgctcacgctgtgatcagcgacagctggatgcaatcatgcatgccaatgtgcattggctcatttagtttacacacgaagaggattggtatctctaaagcgatatcccaattcgtcggtctccgacgtgacgtctccgttccctccttcagggaacgagggttacatacgtaaccaagacgttttgaggcagctgctgaacttaggtttttaagttgaatctggtgaaaactttttatagtgcaggattctttaacaaataaaaaattgaaaagaacagtgtttatttaaaatagaaatcttctgtaacaatataaactaccgtcttaaagtttggggtcagttaatttttattctttctttttttgaaagaaattaatacttttattccggaaggatgtgttaaattgataaaaagtaatagcaATGACTTGAATTGTTagaaattatttatatttgtaataaatgccatttctgtttatttttttattcatcaaagaatcacaaagtatcacaggttttaaacactgataataaaagtaataaattagcatattagaattacttctgatggatcatgtgacaccgaggactgcagtaatggctgataaaaattcagctttgcatcacaggaataaattatatttttaaatatattaatatagaacaccattatttccAACTGAAATAATATAATTGttatataaatgaatataataatttttaaatcaaatgattaaataaaaacatacatttgataaaacattttaatcaaaTGTGTACAATATTGGCTGATTCAAATCCACTTTTCAGATATGAAATATTGCCTATAAATTCTGGGTAAATACATTATATCAGGTTTTATTTCATCATTACCAATTTCATTTTTTCAAGTTTGGTCACCAAATTCAAGAAAAATACCTTCTTATAAGTACTTTTCAAAAAACAATGATCTAAAGTTATATATGGCTATATTAAGGCTTATTTTGTCAACTTTTAGAAAGATGTCTGACTCTGAGACCATTGAACTGGCTTGTCTTGGACGCCCTTTTCAATTAGGAATGCTTTATGACTGCCGAAGAGATCGCCTCATTCcaggtaaaaacaaaaacaaaaaacatttccaAGATAAGCAAAAACTACACATAGTCAAATTTagccattttatatatatttaattaattctgTTAATAttgatagatccctgttctttgaaaaaaacaggtcacatactgacatttgatagtcattgcacTGACTCAAAACACATTTGCACAGATGGACTCtaatttcacttttaaatgaactGCTCATCCAAGAGATTCAAACACTTTTGCgatgcacagatatgtaacacaGGATCATaattaaatgacaaagaaaatatttttatctcACTCTACTTTCAGGACATATAAAAATCTGATGATGTTTCGAGGTATATTTATACAGATCTGTTTCGAGGCATATTTATACAGATCTGATTGGCTAAAAAGAGTGTGATATTAGAGTGATATCAGAGCTCCTCCAACCGCTTCACCATTTGGAAAGTATCACTCCGCTTGTCGCATCTCTCACAGTCAAGGCGGATGCTCAAGTCCACTTTAATTATGTAGGGCCACTATAAGGTGAACCCAATGAGTATTTCCATTCTCTTCTATAATTTAagaataatactgtttttgtgtcatggaacataggtttaagatatttttaggtgagaatgtaatGTTGTGGACTTTAAATAtgtagtttgttaataaagataatgtctatttgaaaatttgcttcaacgTGTTTTAAATATGTGAGCTACAGAGTGTCAGTGGCTGTTCAGCACTCATAAACTTGCCAAGAGCACCTCTCcgtggccagatcttctggaatttaccactggctctgatgtctctgtagagGTTAAACTTGaggtataatttgttttggggAAATCTAACAGACAGTCTTTGGTCTGaattgtacttttgactgaattaccttgcaacttttataatggctgttgttgttgtttattaaataatattattcaataaattatattttatataaaaaaatagtagtatgtgtgtgtgtgtgtgtgtgtgtgtgtgtgcacgtgcGTGTTTATCAGGGTTACATTGTTCCACCATTAGATAGCAACAAGTGACATCAGTAAAGACTTTTGAATTGAAAAATGCTAAAGAGTAATTTTGAACGAGGATGTGATTTACATGCGATTAGTAGTTtatgtatatttgttttaaatgaaaTAGCGAAAGTTAGCctaaaatgctttaaattaaattttttcctAATCAAAAAGCTTGTACTCAGCCAACAAATGCACCAAGCAGTGCTGTCATCAGGAATTACCCTTAACAGATGGAAAGATAGTACGAGACAATCAGACATTCAATTTGATTTATTGAGAATATGAgattgatctgaagaatgaatgcagAATGCAGGTAATTACACTCGCACAGTCTATCTCTCTCTCATTATACTCTACTATATATAATACACTGCTTTTACTAAAGTAATACAATAAGATTTTAAGCAATTCAACGGTCCTCCTTTTGTTTTTTGAATTggtaatggaggcttgggctcagttATTAAACTGTCAACTTCAGATTTAAATCTGTGGCGGAAgtaagtagttctgcacaaaagaggacttttaaaggggtcataagaTGCatgttttccacaagttgatatgattcggtagggtcttaatgagaagtccaTAACATACTTTGTAAACTCCTCAATATAATACTCCTCAAtctcatatttaaataaaacattagtttgaatatctgctTAGGAAAGCCATATCTTTATTGTACTTTCCTTTCCTCTGTTGCGGGTGATTTCCAATGTTTTCCAAACTTTtaagtctctttcaatataaaagtctctTATAACCATCTAATGGCAGACCAAAGACTACCCCtgagatttacccaaaacaaattatatctcatattTAACCACTATatagacatcagagccagtggcaaattccagaagatctggccgaggtgaggctGTTCTCGGcaggttcatgagtgctgaatgACCACTGATGTCCTGGAGCTCACATGTCCGAAAAACATCCAAACAAATTTTTAAATAGACTTTATCTTGATTAACGAAAcggcatatttgaagtctaaacaagtacattctcgcctaaaattacattccatgacacaaatCACAGTGATTTCAGCGTCCAACATGACACTCGCTGAAGTGGAGTGATAAAAGTGGTGAAAAGGTAGGAGTTCTGTTAACACTCTAATGTCAcagataaataataatttttttaattatttattaatttacttaatttttttcaaGGAATAACCCTTTGGGATGATGAGATGCTGCAGAAGAATATTAATGTACGGCCACAGCCAAACACTGACTTTAAAATTATTGCCACAGATTCAAGTGAAGACAAAGTCAGTGCTCTTAATGTCTCTGCAGCTCTTGAAGCCAGCTTTCTGTGTGGATTAGTCAGTGTGAAAGGGTCAGCAGACTATTTAAATGACAAGAAGTCATCGAAAAATCAGTCTCGAGTTACTTTACAGTATCATACAACCTCACGCTTTGAGCAGTTAACTATGGAGCACCTTGGCGCAGGGAACGTGAAGCACTGCAATGTATTTCAGGAGGGTTCGGCCACACATGTTGTTACGGCTCTACTGTATGGAGCTCAAGCGTTCTTTATTTTTGATCGTGAGGTTTCATCAAATGAAAGCCATCAAAAGATACAAGGTGACCTCCAAGCTTCAATCAAAAAGATACCTTTAATATCAGTAGAGGGTCAGGCATCtttgaaaatgaatgaaatgGATCAAGAGAAAATTGATAAGTTCAGTTGCACTTTTCATGGAGATTTTGCTCTGGAAAACAATCCGGTTTCCTATGTTGATGCCATCAAAGTGTACTCAGAGCTACCAAAACTGTTGGGAGAACGTGGCAAGAATGCTGTGCCCATGACTGTGTGGCTATACCCGCTGAAAAATCTTGATTCTGCAGCCGCTCAGTTAGTCAGGGAGATCAGCGTTAGCCTAATACGACGAGTCCAACGGATCATGGATGAACTGCATAATTGTGACATTCAATGTCAAGACATGATGAGGGACAATATTGCCATTCAATTCCCTGAAATCAAAGCCAAGATCAGAAAATGTAAAGACCTCTGTTCAGATTATAAATTAGTTTTTCAGAAACATCTCTGCAGGCTTCTTCCATCCATAAGGGGTGGAGGAAAAGAAGAACAGGAGCTTGCTGATGCCCTGAATGACAAAGAAAGATCTCCATTTAATGGTGCTTTGATAACCAAGTATCTAAGTGACCGAGAGCGAGAGATGAATGTTGTTAGATCATACCTCGACATCATGAAAGATGTTCCTGTTTGTTCATCCAGCAACGAGTTGGACAAAGTTGTCTTGAAAGCATCCAATAACTATGTGGTAGCTTTTGCACTCACCTCCTTAAGTGAAAAGGAACTGTACCTTTCAGACTTGGAGAATTACCTGAAGGCACAATCCAGAAATAGTGGAGAGCAATTAAGTTATGACCAAAACTCCACAAAGAAGACAGGGAAATGGTTTTCATCAGGAGATGCAACTACATTGACCAGAGAAACCATACAGGCCTTCCTAGATTTTAAAGAAGCCAATAAAGGAAGAACGAACATTGAATTCTGCATTGCATCAATCCCAGATGAATGCAGCACTGCCTCTTCCATAAACGTTTATGAAAGAGGAAGACTCCTCAGCTCACAGTATGAGCTTCCCTCAAAACCACCAATGCCGGTTTTCTTGAGTGCCGAACATGACTGCATACATCTGCAAATCAAACCTTCTGACCACGGTGTTAGCTTTGTGGACTCGTACTGTATTTCATATCAGTCTGCACAGAGCTCTGAATGGACAGAGGTGTTTACTGATGGGGTTTCTGATCAGGTCACCGTCAAGCAGTTAAAACCACATACAGAATATTGTTTTACCTGCAAGGCAGTGTGTCGTCCAGGAGTAAGTCTGACAAGTGACACAACATCATTCTTCAGGACTCGTCCATGTGCTCCTCCTGGAGCACCTACAGTAAAACAGGTAGAATCTGAGTCTATAACTGTAGTCTGGGATGTTCCTACATCTGTGGGTGAGGATGTTCTGATCACTGGCTATGTGTTGGAGTTCAGAGAATGCACAAAGGATCAGGAAAATGAAAAACCCTGGAAGCCTGTAAAATCTACGAACAGAGAGTGCACTCTTCAAGGActgaaacaagacacaaattacACAGTCAGAGTTTTTGCAAACTGTGGTAATGATGGAATGAGTCTCCCCAGTTCTGAAACTGTGTTTTCAGCCAGTTTTAAGGGTAAAGAATCAAATAAGAATGGGAGTGGTTTGTTTTTGAATCAATCTGAACGAATAAAGAAGGGAAATCCATCAATTCATACACTGTTTCTACACCAAAAAACATCAGAGAATGTAAGTTTTAATCAATATGTTTTCGGAAGAAAAGTAGAGGATGTGAAAAACAAAGTAATTCTTCTTTTGGGATCAACAGGTGCAGGAAAAACCACGCTCATTAATGTGATGGCCAATTACATACTGGGCATAAAGTGGCAGGATGCATATCGCTACAAACTAATTAATGAAGTGACCAATCGCACACAGGCAGAGAGTCAGACATCTATTGTCTCATCTTTTGAGCTGTACAATCAGCCTGGCTTTGAAATTCCCTACTCCCTCACAATTGTAGACACACCAGGATTTGGTGATACAAGAGGAATCACACATGATAAACTTATTACAGAGCAGATCAAAAGCTTTCTTTGTAGCCCTTTGGGAATCGATCACATTGATGCCATCTGTTTCGTTGTCCAAGCCTCTCTTGCCCGCCTGAGTGCCAACCAAAGGTACATCTTTGACTCAGTCTTGTCAATTTTTGGCAAAGATGTCGCAGAGAACATCATAGTTTTGGTGACATTTGCAGATGGTAAAGACATCCCAGTTCTAGATGCCATCAAAGCAGCAGATCTGCCCTGTCAAAAGAATAAAAAGGGACAACCCACTCATTTCAAGTTCAACAATTCAGCTGTGTATGCAAACAAAAAAATAGAAGAGCCTACAACCTCTGACAATGATTCAGATGATGATGATGGAGAAAAACTGGCAGAGCTTGTCTGGGACAAAACCTTTAAACAGATGAAGGCTTTTTTCAAAACACTGGGGGTCATTGAAAGCAAAGATCTCACACTGACTATAAAGGTCTTGGAGGAACGAGAGCGCCTTGAGAAAGCCATGGCAAGTCTGACCCCTCAAATAACTGCTGGTCTCTCTAAAGtgactgagataaaaaaaattaagcaatgtTTGGAAAGTGAGAGTGACAACATGGTACAAAATGA of Garra rufa chromosome 10, GarRuf1.0, whole genome shotgun sequence contains these proteins:
- the LOC141344001 gene encoding uncharacterized protein, whose protein sequence is MSDSETIELACLGRPFQLGMLYDCRRDRLIPGITLWDDEMLQKNINVRPQPNTDFKIIATDSSEDKVSALNVSAALEASFLCGLVSVKGSADYLNDKKSSKNQSRVTLQYHTTSRFEQLTMEHLGAGNVKHCNVFQEGSATHVVTALLYGAQAFFIFDREVSSNESHQKIQGDLQASIKKIPLISVEGQASLKMNEMDQEKIDKFSCTFHGDFALENNPVSYVDAIKVYSELPKLLGERGKNAVPMTVWLYPLKNLDSAAAQLVREISVSLIRRVQRIMDELHNCDIQCQDMMRDNIAIQFPEIKAKIRKCKDLCSDYKLVFQKHLCRLLPSIRGGGKEEQELADALNDKERSPFNGALITKYLSDREREMNVVRSYLDIMKDVPVCSSSNELDKVVLKASNNYVVAFALTSLSEKELYLSDLENYLKAQSRNSGEQLSYDQNSTKKTGKWFSSGDATTLTRETIQAFLDFKEANKGRTNIEFCIASIPDECSTASSINVYERGRLLSSQYELPSKPPMPVFLSAEHDCIHLQIKPSDHGVSFVDSYCISYQSAQSSEWTEVFTDGVSDQVTVKQLKPHTEYCFTCKAVCRPGVSLTSDTTSFFRTRPCAPPGAPTVKQVESESITVVWDVPTSVGEDVLITGYVLEFRECTKDQENEKPWKPVKSTNRECTLQGLKQDTNYTVRVFANCGNDGMSLPSSETVFSASFKGKESNKNGSGLFLNQSERIKKGNPSIHTLFLHQKTSENVSFNQYVFGRKVEDVKNKVILLLGSTGAGKTTLINVMANYILGIKWQDAYRYKLINEVTNRTQAESQTSIVSSFELYNQPGFEIPYSLTIVDTPGFGDTRGITHDKLITEQIKSFLCSPLGIDHIDAICFVVQASLARLSANQRYIFDSVLSIFGKDVAENIIVLVTFADGKDIPVLDAIKAADLPCQKNKKGQPTHFKFNNSAVYANKKIEEPTTSDNDSDDDDGEKLAELVWDKTFKQMKAFFKTLGVIESKDLTLTIKVLEERERLEKAMASLTPQITAGLSKVTEIKKIKQCLESESDNMVQNENFEQEVEVMKANRTPVNCFTMNCNSCFFTCHSNCFLPAEDAVQTCAVMENDHCIICPGNCHYSAHSRENFMWTYETKIEKKTIKELKDNFMAAKGKFMNTKQMLDALENELHGIEDKLMKLIKLSSDCLRRLDEIALKPKSLSTAEYLEILIKTEKEEKSPGFEDRIVGLEKMKQETLVLEKIAKGESLLEKERKIMAEREKRMKTLALKIVKMKKAVNAL